Proteins co-encoded in one Klebsiella michiganensis genomic window:
- a CDS encoding membrane protein yields the protein MLSGVLYALLAGLMWGLIFVGPIIVPDYPAALQSTGRYLALGLIALPIAWLGRKRLRELSRQDWFTALKLSSVGNLIYYVCLASAIQRTGAPIATMIIGTLPVVIPIFANLLYSKRDGKLPWRRLAPALVVIAAGLIMVNTAELRGEQADFSWWRYVSGILLAFVSVACWAWYALRNARWLRENPDKNPMMWATVQGLSTLPFSLIGYIGVCIWMGSQDAGFTLPFGPRPAVFITLMLAIAILCSWLGNLCWNIACQRLPTVIVGPLIVFETLAGLAYTFMIRQNWPPLLTLCGVLCLTTGVVLAVRSKPEKETVVQVSEA from the coding sequence ATGTTAAGTGGTGTGCTGTATGCTCTGCTGGCGGGGCTAATGTGGGGATTAATTTTCGTTGGGCCAATCATCGTTCCGGATTACCCGGCGGCCCTGCAGTCGACCGGGCGTTATTTGGCCCTCGGGCTGATTGCCCTTCCCATCGCCTGGCTTGGGCGAAAACGCCTGCGCGAGCTGAGCCGCCAGGACTGGTTTACCGCCCTAAAGCTTTCGAGCGTGGGGAATCTGATTTATTACGTCTGCCTGGCGAGTGCCATTCAGCGTACCGGCGCGCCTATTGCGACGATGATCATCGGCACACTGCCGGTGGTGATCCCTATTTTTGCTAACCTGCTGTACAGCAAAAGGGATGGGAAGCTGCCGTGGCGCCGCCTCGCCCCAGCGCTGGTAGTGATTGCCGCCGGGCTGATCATGGTGAATACCGCCGAGCTGCGCGGTGAGCAGGCCGATTTTAGCTGGTGGCGCTATGTCAGCGGCATCCTGCTGGCGTTTGTTTCGGTCGCCTGCTGGGCCTGGTATGCCCTGCGCAACGCCCGCTGGCTGCGGGAGAACCCGGACAAAAACCCGATGATGTGGGCGACGGTTCAGGGGCTTTCCACGCTGCCTTTCTCGCTGATCGGCTATATCGGCGTGTGCATTTGGATGGGGAGTCAGGATGCGGGCTTTACCCTGCCCTTTGGCCCACGCCCGGCGGTGTTTATCACGCTGATGCTGGCCATTGCCATTCTCTGTTCGTGGCTGGGGAATCTGTGCTGGAACATTGCCTGCCAGCGCCTGCCGACGGTAATTGTCGGTCCGCTGATTGTCTTTGAGACCTTAGCTGGCCTGGCTTATACCTTTATGATTCGCCAAAACTGGCCCCCGCTGCTGACGCTGTGCGGAGTGCTATGCCTGACAACTGGGGTGGTGCTGGCGGTGCGCTCTAAACCAGAAAAAGAGACAGTGGTTCAGGTTTCCGAAGCGTAA
- a CDS encoding methionine sulfoxide reductase A (this stereospecific enzymes reduces the S isomer of methionine sulfoxide while MsrB reduces the R form; provides protection against oxidative stress): MSFFDKTHTVTQADALPGRNTPMPVATLHAVNEHSMTNVPDGMEIALFAMGCFWGVERLYWEIPGVYSTAAGYSGGYTPNPTYREVCSGQTGHAEAVRVVYDPKVVSYEQLLQVFWENHDPAQGMRQGGDVGTQYRSAIYPLTPEQDKAARASLERFQAAMDAAGDKRQVTTEIANAGPFYYAEDDHQQYLFKNPHGYCGIGGIGVCLPPQ; encoded by the coding sequence ATGTCATTCTTCGACAAAACTCACACTGTGACGCAGGCCGATGCCCTGCCCGGCCGCAACACGCCGATGCCCGTCGCCACGCTTCACGCGGTTAACGAACACTCAATGACAAATGTACCAGATGGGATGGAAATCGCGCTGTTTGCGATGGGATGTTTTTGGGGCGTCGAGCGCCTGTATTGGGAGATCCCTGGCGTTTACAGCACGGCCGCTGGCTACAGCGGCGGCTACACGCCAAACCCAACCTACCGTGAAGTTTGCAGCGGCCAGACCGGCCATGCGGAAGCCGTGCGCGTCGTTTATGATCCGAAAGTCGTTAGCTACGAGCAGCTTTTACAGGTGTTTTGGGAAAATCACGATCCGGCTCAGGGGATGCGCCAGGGCGGGGACGTCGGCACCCAATACCGCTCGGCAATTTACCCGCTAACGCCGGAACAGGACAAAGCCGCCCGCGCCAGCCTGGAGCGTTTCCAGGCCGCAATGGATGCCGCCGGTGATAAACGTCAGGTCACCACTGAAATCGCCAACGCAGGTCCATTCTACTACGCGGAAGACGACCACCAGCAATACCTGTTCAAGAACCCGCACGGCTACTGCGGCATTGGCGGCATCGGCGTTTGCCTCCCGCCCCAGTAA
- a CDS encoding HxlR family transcriptional regulator: protein MSEIIEAPMTLSEQLRNGNLFSEKCPSRDVLKHVTSRWGVLILVALQDGTHRFSDLRRKMGGVSEKMLAQTLQWLEADGFVDRKSYPVVPPHVEYTLTPMGHEIADKVASLADWIEENLPQVMASREKRDA, encoded by the coding sequence ATGAGTGAAATCATCGAAGCGCCCATGACGCTGAGCGAACAACTGCGCAACGGCAATCTGTTCAGCGAAAAATGTCCCTCCCGGGATGTGCTGAAACATGTGACCAGCCGCTGGGGTGTCTTAATTTTAGTGGCATTACAGGATGGCACTCATCGTTTTAGCGATTTAAGGCGCAAGATGGGCGGCGTGAGCGAGAAAATGCTGGCGCAGACGCTGCAGTGGCTGGAGGCGGACGGCTTTGTGGATCGCAAATCTTACCCGGTTGTGCCGCCTCACGTGGAGTACACGCTGACGCCGATGGGCCATGAAATTGCCGATAAAGTGGCCTCGCTAGCCGACTGGATAGAAGAGAATTTGCCGCAGGTGATGGCGTCCCGAGAGAAACGGGACGCCTGA
- a CDS encoding quinone oxidoreductase, with the protein MIAITGASGQLGRLVIENLLQTVKAEEIVAVVRNPAKVDDFASRGVQVRAADYGDVAALAKAFSGVEKVLLISSSEVGQRAVQHSNIITAAKLAGVKLIAYTSLLHADKSPLALAEEHIVTEQQLKASGVPFTLLRNGWYTENYLASVPPAIQHGVFIGSAGEGKIASATRADYAAAAAKVLTLDNQAGKVYELAGDHGWTLAELAAEVSQQSGKPVVYQNLNEADFKAALQGAGLPEGFAALLANSDAGAEKGGLFDDSHQLSKLIGRPTTSLRDSVKSAL; encoded by the coding sequence ATGATTGCGATTACCGGCGCATCCGGCCAACTGGGCCGCCTTGTCATTGAAAATTTATTGCAAACGGTGAAAGCCGAAGAGATCGTGGCCGTTGTGCGTAACCCGGCCAAAGTTGACGATTTTGCCAGCCGTGGCGTACAGGTTCGTGCGGCGGATTACGGGGATGTAGCTGCGCTGGCAAAAGCTTTCTCCGGCGTGGAAAAAGTGCTGCTCATCTCCTCCAGCGAAGTTGGCCAGCGCGCCGTTCAGCACAGCAATATTATTACCGCGGCGAAGCTTGCGGGCGTGAAACTCATCGCCTATACCAGCCTGCTGCATGCCGATAAATCGCCTCTGGCCCTCGCCGAAGAGCACATTGTCACGGAGCAACAGCTCAAGGCCTCCGGTGTTCCGTTCACGCTGCTGCGTAACGGCTGGTATACCGAAAACTATCTGGCCAGCGTGCCGCCTGCAATTCAGCACGGCGTGTTTATCGGCAGCGCCGGTGAAGGCAAAATTGCCTCAGCAACGCGGGCTGATTACGCGGCGGCGGCCGCTAAAGTGCTGACGCTGGATAATCAGGCGGGCAAAGTTTATGAGCTGGCGGGAGACCACGGCTGGACGCTCGCAGAACTGGCGGCGGAAGTAAGCCAGCAAAGCGGCAAGCCCGTGGTTTATCAGAACCTGAACGAGGCCGATTTTAAAGCTGCCCTGCAGGGTGCTGGCCTGCCGGAGGGCTTCGCCGCGCTGCTGGCGAACTCAGATGCAGGCGCGGAAAAAGGCGGACTGTTTGACGACAGCCACCAGCTTAGCAAGCTGATTGGTCGCCCAACCACCTCGCTTCGCGACAGCGTGAAAAGCGCCCTTTAA
- a CDS encoding adenosine-3'(2'),5'-bisphosphate nucleotidase (catalyzes the formation of AMP from adenosine-3',5'-bisphosphate), with amino-acid sequence MLEQICQLAREAGAAIMQVYEGEKPLEATHKIDDSPVTAADLAAHDIILKGLKTLTPDIPVLSEEDPQSWDTRQSWQRYWLVDPLDGTKEFLKRNGEFTVNIALIEGGKAVMGVVYAPVLKIMYSAADGKAWKEECGVRNQIHVRDARPPRVVVSRSHAANDSELKEYLQQMGEHQTTAIGSSLKFCLVADGQAQLYPRFGPTNIWDTAAGHAVAVAAGAHVHDWQGKPLDYTPRESFLNPGFRVSIY; translated from the coding sequence ATGTTAGAACAAATTTGCCAGCTGGCCCGCGAGGCCGGGGCCGCTATCATGCAGGTCTATGAGGGAGAGAAGCCGCTTGAAGCGACGCATAAGATTGATGACTCTCCGGTGACGGCGGCGGATCTCGCCGCCCACGACATTATTTTGAAAGGGCTGAAGACGTTGACGCCGGATATCCCCGTCTTGTCAGAGGAAGATCCCCAGTCGTGGGATACCCGTCAAAGCTGGCAGCGCTACTGGCTGGTCGATCCGCTGGACGGCACAAAAGAGTTCCTGAAGCGTAACGGCGAGTTCACGGTGAATATCGCGCTCATTGAAGGTGGGAAAGCGGTGATGGGCGTTGTCTACGCGCCGGTGCTGAAGATTATGTACAGCGCCGCAGATGGGAAGGCCTGGAAGGAAGAGTGCGGGGTGCGAAATCAGATTCATGTCCGTGATGCCCGCCCACCGCGCGTGGTGGTTAGCCGGTCCCATGCCGCCAACGATAGCGAGCTGAAAGAGTATCTCCAGCAGATGGGCGAGCACCAGACCACGGCCATTGGCTCATCGCTGAAGTTCTGTCTGGTGGCCGACGGCCAGGCCCAGCTCTATCCACGCTTTGGGCCAACCAACATTTGGGACACTGCGGCAGGACACGCCGTGGCGGTCGCTGCCGGAGCGCACGTTCATGACTGGCAGGGTAAGCCGCTGGACTATACCCCGCGCGAGTCGTTCCTGAATCCCGGTTTCCGCGTTTCTATTTACTGA
- the cpdB gene encoding 2', 3'-cyclic nucleotide 2'-phosphodiesterase (periplasmic enzyme; functions during ribonucleic acid degradation; 2',3'-cyclic nucleotides are first converted to 3'-nucleotide and then cleaved to yield a ribonucleotide and a phosphate) — MIKFSATLLATLIAASVNAATVDLRIMETTDLHSNMMDFDYYKDTPTEKFGLVRTASLINAARGEVTNSVLVDNGDIIQGSPLGDYAAARGLKAGEIHPVYKALNTLDYTVGNLGNHEFNYGLDFLHKALAGARFPYVNANIIDVKTQKPMFTPYLIKETEVKDKDGKTQTLRIGYIGFVPPQIMTWDKANLSGKVTVNDITETARKYVPEMRQQGADVVVVIAHSGLSSEPYQAMAENSVYYLSQVPGVDAIMFGHAHAVFPGKDFANIKGADIEKGTLNGVPAVMPGMWGDHLGVVDLVLSNDSGSWKVTSSKAEARPIYDSVAKKSLAAEDQNLKKVLEHDHTATREFVSKPIGKSADNMYSYLALVQDDPTVQVVNNAQKAYVEKYIQGDPDLANLPVLSAAAPFKVGGRKNDPASFVEVEKGQLTFRNAADLYLYPNTLVVVKATGKEVKEWLECSAGQFNQIDVNSTKPQELINWDGFRTYNFDVIDGVNYQIDVSQPARYDGECQMVNPKAERIKDLTFKGKPIDPNAIFLVATNNYRAYGGKFAGTGDSHIAFASPDENRAVLANWIGAQGEIHPAADNNWRLAPIASQQPLDIRFETSPGDKAAAFIKEKGQYPMKKVANDDIGFAIYQLDLSK, encoded by the coding sequence ATGATTAAGTTTAGCGCAACGCTTCTGGCGACGCTGATAGCCGCCAGCGTCAATGCGGCCACCGTTGACCTGCGGATCATGGAAACGACCGATCTGCACAGCAACATGATGGACTTCGATTACTACAAAGATACGCCTACTGAGAAGTTCGGTCTGGTACGCACCGCAAGTTTGATCAATGCCGCGCGCGGTGAAGTCACCAACAGCGTGCTGGTGGATAACGGCGATATTATCCAGGGCAGCCCGTTGGGCGATTATGCCGCCGCCAGGGGGCTGAAAGCCGGGGAAATCCATCCTGTCTATAAGGCGCTGAATACGCTCGACTATACCGTTGGCAACCTGGGCAACCACGAATTCAACTATGGCCTCGACTTCCTGCATAAAGCCCTGGCAGGTGCCAGGTTCCCGTACGTGAACGCCAATATCATCGATGTAAAAACCCAAAAACCGATGTTCACGCCGTACCTGATTAAAGAAACCGAAGTCAAAGACAAAGACGGCAAAACCCAGACGCTACGCATCGGCTACATCGGCTTTGTACCGCCGCAAATCATGACCTGGGATAAGGCCAACCTGAGCGGCAAAGTGACGGTGAACGACATCACCGAAACTGCGCGGAAATACGTGCCGGAAATGCGCCAACAGGGTGCGGATGTGGTGGTAGTGATTGCCCACTCGGGGCTTTCCAGCGAGCCTTATCAGGCGATGGCCGAAAACTCCGTTTATTACCTCAGCCAGGTGCCAGGCGTGGACGCCATTATGTTCGGCCATGCCCACGCCGTATTCCCTGGGAAAGATTTTGCCAACATTAAAGGGGCCGATATCGAAAAAGGCACCCTGAACGGCGTGCCTGCCGTGATGCCGGGCATGTGGGGCGACCACCTTGGCGTGGTAGATCTGGTGCTGAGCAACGACTCCGGCAGCTGGAAAGTCACCAGCAGCAAGGCAGAAGCACGGCCAATTTATGACAGCGTAGCCAAAAAATCCCTGGCGGCAGAAGACCAGAACCTGAAGAAAGTGCTGGAGCACGATCACACCGCAACCCGCGAATTTGTCAGCAAGCCAATCGGTAAATCGGCGGATAACATGTACAGCTATCTGGCGCTGGTGCAGGACGACCCAACCGTTCAGGTAGTGAATAATGCGCAGAAAGCCTACGTTGAGAAATACATCCAGGGCGACCCGGACCTTGCGAATCTGCCGGTGCTCTCCGCCGCCGCCCCGTTCAAAGTGGGCGGACGTAAAAACGATCCGGCCAGCTTCGTTGAGGTCGAAAAAGGCCAACTGACCTTCCGCAACGCCGCCGATCTCTACCTTTACCCGAACACCCTGGTGGTCGTGAAAGCGACCGGTAAAGAGGTCAAAGAGTGGCTGGAATGTTCCGCCGGGCAGTTCAACCAGATCGACGTAAACAGCACCAAGCCTCAGGAATTAATCAACTGGGACGGCTTCCGTACCTATAACTTCGATGTGATCGACGGCGTAAATTATCAGATCGACGTCAGCCAGCCGGCCCGCTACGACGGCGAATGCCAGATGGTGAACCCGAAGGCAGAGCGCATCAAAGATCTCACCTTCAAGGGCAAACCTATCGACCCGAACGCCATCTTCCTGGTCGCGACCAATAACTATCGCGCTTACGGCGGCAAGTTTGCCGGAACCGGCGACAGCCACATCGCTTTTGCTTCACCAGATGAGAACCGCGCGGTACTGGCCAACTGGATAGGCGCCCAGGGCGAAATTCACCCAGCGGCAGACAACAACTGGCGTCTGGCCCCCATCGCCAGCCAGCAGCCGCTGGATATCCGCTTTGAAACCTCCCCTGGCGACAAAGCCGCCGCCTTTATCAAAGAAAAAGGCCAATACCCAATGAAAAAAGTCGCTAACGACGACATTGGTTTTGCTATCTATCAGCTTGATTTAAGCAAGTAA
- a CDS encoding membrane protein — protein sequence MLNSILIILILIAISAFFSISEISLAASRKIKLKLLADEGNVNAQRVLKMQETPGTFFTVVQIGLNAVAILGGIVGDAAFSPAFKTMLERFLSPELADQLSFILSFTLVTSLFILFADLTPKRIGMIAPETVALRIINPMRFCLFVFRPLVWFFNGLANVIFRIFKLPMVRKDDITSDDVYAVFEAGALAGVLRKQEHELIENVFELESRTVPSSMTSRENVIWFDLHADEQSLKSTIAEHPHSKFLVCNGDIDHVVGYVDSKELLNRVLGNQSMALNSGVHLRNALIVPDTLTLSEALESFKTAGEDFAVIMNEYALVVGIITLNDVMTTLMGDLVGQGMEEQIVARDENSWLVEGGTPIDDVMRVLDIDEFPQSGNYETIGGFMMFMLRKIPKRTDSVKFSGYKFEVVDIDNYRIDQLLVTRIDNKPVALSPKLPDGEEPQEQ from the coding sequence ATGTTAAACAGTATTTTGATAATACTTATCCTTATTGCTATTAGTGCCTTTTTCTCAATCTCTGAGATCTCGCTTGCCGCCTCTCGTAAAATCAAACTTAAGCTGTTGGCCGATGAAGGCAACGTAAACGCGCAGCGCGTGCTGAAGATGCAAGAAACGCCGGGCACCTTCTTTACCGTGGTGCAAATAGGCCTGAACGCCGTGGCAATTCTCGGCGGTATCGTCGGGGATGCGGCCTTCTCTCCAGCGTTTAAAACGATGCTGGAGCGCTTCCTGTCGCCGGAGCTGGCCGATCAGCTCAGCTTTATTTTGTCGTTCACCCTCGTGACCAGCTTGTTCATTCTGTTTGCTGACCTTACGCCGAAACGCATCGGTATGATTGCGCCTGAAACGGTCGCTCTGCGTATTATCAACCCGATGCGCTTCTGTCTGTTTGTTTTCAGACCTTTGGTGTGGTTCTTCAACGGCCTGGCTAACGTTATTTTCCGCATCTTCAAGCTGCCGATGGTGCGTAAGGACGACATTACTTCTGACGACGTTTACGCGGTATTTGAAGCCGGTGCGCTGGCGGGCGTGCTGCGTAAGCAGGAACACGAACTGATTGAAAACGTCTTTGAGCTAGAATCCCGTACCGTACCGTCTTCCATGACCTCCCGCGAAAACGTGATTTGGTTCGACCTGCATGCCGACGAACAAAGCCTGAAGTCCACCATCGCCGAACATCCGCACTCCAAGTTCCTGGTCTGTAACGGCGATATCGATCACGTCGTTGGCTACGTTGATTCCAAAGAGCTGCTGAACCGCGTGCTGGGCAACCAGAGCATGGCGCTGAACAGCGGCGTGCATCTGCGTAACGCCCTGATTGTACCGGACACATTGACGCTCTCCGAAGCACTGGAAAGCTTTAAAACCGCCGGGGAAGACTTCGCGGTCATCATGAATGAATACGCGCTGGTGGTGGGCATCATTACCCTGAATGACGTGATGACGACGCTGATGGGTGACCTGGTCGGCCAGGGCATGGAAGAACAAATCGTGGCCCGTGATGAAAACTCATGGCTGGTGGAAGGCGGCACGCCGATTGATGACGTCATGCGCGTGCTGGATATCGACGAGTTCCCGCAGTCCGGTAACTATGAAACCATCGGCGGGTTCATGATGTTTATGCTGCGTAAAATCCCGAAACGCACCGACTCGGTGAAGTTCTCCGGCTATAAGTTCGAGGTGGTGGATATTGATAACTACCGCATCGACCAGCTGCTGGTGACGCGTATCGACAATAAGCCTGTCGCGCTGTCGCCAAAGCTGCCTGATGGCGAAGAGCCTCAGGAGCAGTAA
- a CDS encoding AraC family transcriptional regulator, protein MQGVPEQFSDERDSAQFRHLPHLPGVELYHAHIAKYAFEPHTHEAFGIGAITWGAERFRYRGEQLVAPTDSLVLMNPDELHTGEAASEDGWQYRMIYLDPNLLESLTGERSWWFNAAVNHDPARARQVSQFIAGLWQAEDTLTQQGLLLNLVEAFRPYARHLPGLHEAANRFALVREYLYDNYMHTITLEDLAALVSLSPYHFQRQFKACYHVTPHQMLMAIRLWHAKQFLTSGMPAAQVAAASGLTDQAHLTRAFAQRYGITPVRYQKQVTR, encoded by the coding sequence GTGCAGGGAGTTCCCGAGCAGTTTAGCGATGAGAGAGACAGCGCCCAGTTCCGGCATTTGCCGCACCTGCCGGGCGTTGAGCTTTATCATGCCCATATTGCGAAATACGCCTTTGAGCCACACACCCACGAAGCCTTCGGCATCGGCGCCATAACCTGGGGCGCAGAGCGCTTCCGCTACCGGGGTGAACAGCTGGTTGCCCCCACGGACTCGCTGGTGCTGATGAACCCGGACGAGCTGCATACCGGCGAAGCCGCCAGCGAAGATGGCTGGCAGTACCGCATGATTTACCTGGATCCTAATCTGCTGGAATCGCTGACCGGGGAAAGAAGCTGGTGGTTTAACGCCGCCGTCAATCACGACCCCGCCCGCGCCCGCCAGGTTTCGCAGTTTATCGCGGGCCTTTGGCAAGCCGAAGACACGCTCACCCAGCAAGGGCTGCTGCTAAATCTCGTCGAGGCTTTTCGCCCCTACGCCCGTCACCTTCCTGGGCTTCACGAGGCGGCAAACCGCTTCGCTCTCGTGCGCGAATACCTTTACGACAACTATATGCATACCATCACCCTTGAAGATTTAGCGGCGCTGGTCTCCCTTAGCCCTTACCATTTCCAGCGGCAGTTTAAAGCCTGCTACCACGTCACTCCCCACCAGATGCTGATGGCGATTCGCCTGTGGCACGCCAAACAGTTCCTCACCAGCGGCATGCCGGCCGCCCAGGTTGCCGCCGCCAGTGGCCTGACGGATCAGGCGCACCTGACCCGTGCGTTTGCCCAGCGCTACGGCATTACCCCCGTGCGTTACCAAAAGCAGGTTACCCGCTAA